ACATCGTACTGAAAGGAACAGGATCCGTATTGGATCCGATTGAATTCAATTTTTCCGGTGTATTTTCAGCAATAGACTGGAAGCCCGCAATCGGTGAACCATCTCCAAGCATTGTCAATCCAAGGAACGGAATTAGAAGTCCTCCAATGAGCAGGCCTATTCCATTTATCGTATCGGACACTGCGACCGCTTTCAAACCGCCGAATATCGCATAAATCGATCCAATAATTCCAATCGCCCAAACCATTATCCAGATTGAGGTTTCATAGCTTACACCAAACACTTCCTGCACATTAAAAATCGAGCTTAATGCTGTCGCTCCTGAATACAAGATGGGCGGAAGAAGATTAAGGACATATCCAAACAAGAAAAGGAGCGTAACAATCTGCTTTGTTCCGCTGTCGAACCGTTTTTCAAGAAAATCCGGGATGGTCGTAATTCCTCCCTTTAAATAGCGCGGGAGCAAGAAAAAGGCTACTAAAACAAGCGCGATTGAGGATCCAACCTCCCAGCCCATTACTGACATATTAAACTTATAACCGTCTGCATTCAGCCCGACTAGCTGCTCAGTTGATAGATTTGTCAGCAATAAAGAACCGGCTATTACCCAGGCCCCAAGGCTCCGGCCGCCAAGGAAATACCCATCTTGGGTATCCAGTTTTTCATTTCTTGTAAGGAAATAAGAAATGACAGCCACTAAACCCGTAAAAAAGATAAATGAAAATATCGTCAATACATTCATGCAACCAGCTCCCAGATGTGTAGTTAACGCTTTCAAAATAACTTGTGCGCACTTTATTAAATTAATAAACTATGAATAATCTTCAGTGCTTCCCATTTTATAAACGCTTTCACATTCCGTCAACCGGGCTAAAATTGCTCGTTTAGAGGACATTTTTGCTTGAGGGGAAAAGCTGCATGGAGTTATTGAGCGGAGGATACTGGGTTTGACGCTGCTGCGGGAAGGCCGCTTTGTCTGACGAACTTGTCAGACAAAGCTCTGCTAAAAAAAGCCATCCAACTCTGGATAGCGGGTATACTGCTTATTTATTATGTTTCATGTAGGCGAGTGTCCTCCTGATTCCGGCTTCGTATGATGTAGCTGGAATGGGGCCGATAAAGTTTTGATATTTTTCTCCTGAGAGGATGACTGGGTTTTCATATAAATACATCATTTCTCTCATTTCCTTCATATTCCGATCAAACAGCCCCATCAGCCAAATGGTCCTTTTTCCTACCTTCATCACTGATTTTGTATAGCCGCCTTCCCTTTGGAATAGCTGCATCCATTCCTTCCCGCTAATCACACCTGCACCCGGAATGTTCCAGTTCTGACCGAAGGCTTCCTCCTTCATTGCCAATGCAACGGCTGCCTTTGCACCGTCCGGCGTGTAAATGTATTCTCTCTTCCTATTGAGTTCCCCAATAAAAATGGTTCTTTTATTTAAAGAAATCGGTTTGAGTGTTTGATGAAGGAGTGTATTTTCAGCATTTGGTCCATAGTAATCCGGAAAATGAAGGATCATATAGCTGACTCCTGATTCCTTTACCATTTTTTCAAGCGAAAGGCGAATCTGCCCTTTTTTAGTATGAGGACTTTTTTGCGCTGTTTCTTCTACTTTTTTGCCATTCTGCATTCCATAGGCGTAAATATTATCAATAATAATGAGTTTAGCGTTTTCAGCTTTAGCCGCATTGATTGCATTCTTCATAATAGCTGGGTGTCCGTCTGTCCAATCTGGATAAGGTACACTTACTGTATGAAAAATCAGATCTGCTCCTTTGCAGGCTTTAAGGATATCCCCTTCTGCATATGCATCACCGGTTTCAATCGCCACTCCATCTTTTCCCCCAAAATGCCGCTCCAATTTGGCTTTATTCCTGGCAAAGGCTGTGACCTTGAAGCCATTCTCAATCAGTTCGTTAACAAGGGCGTATCCCATTCCTCCTGATGCTCCTAAAATGGCTGCATGTTTCATAAAATATCATCCTTTTGTTTTTATTTAACCAGTGGTCAATAATGAGTAAAAAGCAGGCCGCAGAGTAATCTGCAGCTAAGATTTCGGAACTAATGAATTCATTAAAAACTGCACATGTTGATTGGCCATCTCTCTTGCATCCTCAAACTCCATGCCCGTTTTGCTGTAATGAGTCACAAATCCATGAAGCGAAAGGAAAATGGACCAGATTTGCGAAACCGTGACGCTGCCTGAAGAAAGCTTATATATGGATTGAGCAAACTTTTCATAGCTTAAATTTGGCTCCTCCGCAAAATAGCTCTTCACTTCCTCATCTTTTATGAGGAACATCACTTCATAATGGCTTTGATGAGTCAGTCCGAATTCAATGTATCCGAATAATATGCTTCTCAGCTTCTCTTCATTGGAAGACTGTTTCTTCTCAAGGATCCCATCCAGCACCTCATTTAGTAATTGAAAGTCCTCACGCACCATCGCATAAAAAAGTTCGGCCTTGCTTTTGAAATGGTAATAAATAGATCCATGGCTGTAACCGAGCTCGGCTGCAATTTTTCTCATGGAAACATTCTGATACCCTTCCTCTACAAAGAGTTCCCTGGCTGAAGCAATAATGATGTCTCTAGTTAATTCCTGTTTAACTGCTTTTCTTGCTGCCACTTTTACACCCCGATTTATTAACCACTGTTCAATTATAAATTTACCTTTTTTTCCATCCAATAGCAACCCCTTTTCTCCCTCACGCAGGAATCTTTATAACAGACCGATCAATTGGTATAATAAACAAGATAGATAAAAGGTTAATTTGGATGGAGGTACAACATATGAATATGCCTAAAGCATTAACCATTGCCGGTTCGGACAGCAGCGGCGGAGCAGGAATCCAAGCTGATCTGAAAACCTTCCAGGAGCATGGTGTATACGGAATGTCTGCTTTAACTGTGATTGTCGCGATGGATCCCCATAACGAATGGCACCATCAAGTCTTCCCAGTTGAGCTCGATGTGATAAAGCCCCAGCTTTCTACAATCGTCGAAGGCATTGGTGCGGATGCAATGAAAACCGGCATGCTGCCGACTGTGGATATTATCCGCCTTGCAGCCGACACAATTAAGAAACATGGTTTAAAAAATGTAGTAGTCGATCCCGTTATGGTGTGCAAAGGAGCAGATGAAGTTCTGTACCCTGAGCTTGCGGAAGCACTGCGCGATATTTTGACGCCGGCTGCTACCGTTGTGACGCCTAATCTTTTCGAAGCTGGACAGCTAAGCGGTATTGGAACGATTACAACAGTAGAACAGATGAAAGACGCTGCAGCGAAAATCCATGCATTAGGCGCTCCTTTTGTCCTTGTTAAAGGCGGCGGAAAGCTTGACCATGAAAAAGCAGTTGACGTGCTTTATGATGGAACGGATTTTGAAGTCCTGGAAAGCGAACGAATCGACACGACTTACACTCATGGCGCAGGATGCACGTACTCATCGGCAATCACTGCCAACCTCGCTAAAGGCTTGGAAGTAAAAGAAGCCATTTACGAAGCAAAAAAATTCATTACAGCAGCCATTAAGCATTCTTTCCCGCTCAATGAATACGTAGGACCTACCAACCATGCAGGCTTGAGACTGCACGGAGAATAAATAACGAAAAACAGCCCGGTTAGACGGATGGGCTGTTTTTTTGTTTGGATGTGTAGCGGGGTGAATTATGGTGAGGATAGGGATGCTTGGCATTGTGCTTTTTCCGGTTGATGCCTGGCATTGTGCTTTTTATCCCTGTGTTGCCTGGGATTTCGGTTTTGCCTGGCATTGCGGTTTTGCCTGGCATTCTTGCCTGGGATTGGAGTCTTTTTACGGTGCTGCCTGGGATTAATATGACGGATTTATGATCGAAAGTCACATATATTGGTTTGAAACTGCTACAATGGCTAGTCAACGTAGCTCAGATAAGAAAATTTGGTGCTAGAATCGGGATGAATTGGGTTATTTCGGTACGCAGTTGGGGGGCAGCTAATGAGATATCGGCTATTCTGAGCGGATATCGACCGAAATTTAAATATATCGGCGATTATTTCAATATATCGGCGAAAATTTTAATATATCGACGATTATTTCGATATATCGACGAAAATAAGCGGATATCGACTTTTCGGGAGGATACGACAGAGATGGCAGTGCCCTCTTTTCGCTGGATCCCCTTCCGCAGCCCACACCCTCCAGTCCTGCCCTATAATCGATGTGCCTGTTCTACCTTAACTTGAATCTTCGCCAATCTCCCCCCTGTCAAAATAAAGTCCAGCCAAACGTTTAGCTAGTAAACACTACGTTCAATCAACCGAGAATTCCCCTCTACCCATGAGACCGGAAATTTACCAGGGGTTACCTCAATCTCGCAGACGCAGCGATTAGCATGAGCAGGTAAAAAGGAAGCGTCCCTTTCTTCTGCACACAGTTAAAAACTTCATGAAGTCTGTGAGCATAAAGAGGTTACCGTGATTCTGAATAAAAAAGCCCGGCTGCTGAATAGCGAATCTTTTTCCCGGCTGATGCCTGGCATTCTTCCCAGTAACCTCACCTTTCAAGTTTCCTATAACCCTTTTTACCATGATTAACATCGAGTTCACAAAACACCTAGTTATCCACAAATTTATGAAGCTTTCGTTATTATTTTGTAAATTGTTAGATATACACAGGTGAAAACGCCTTTACAAACATCTTATCCACAGAACTTATCAACATATCCACAAAAGTTACCCACATTTTGTGTGGGTACATGCGTTCCCTACTATATCTGCACTTGGTATTTTAGTCATACACAAGTTGTTCACAGGTTTTCAGTTATTAACAAGGAATCGGAAAGGGCTGTGGAGAATGTATGGGGGAAGGACGGGTAAAACTTTTGCGAACTTTCATTTTTTTTCATATGCTGGTGTGCTAGAACAATAGAAAAATTCGGGGGAACCTGCTTCAATGCCAGAACTTTTCTTACTATTTCTCATTGCTTATGCAGTCTGCTTTATCCTGTTTTCACTTTTGTTTTCCTTGTTATATGTATTCTTAGGTAAAAAGAATCCACTAGGACAGGCTGCTGAAGATGTCGTGGATCTTCTCATTTTAACCCCTGCCGGATGGATGATTTCAATTTTATACTTTTTGTATCTGGTGGCAGCTTTTCCTTTTTGGTGGTTCTCCAGACGAAAATAAAGAACAAGCCCCCGGTTAAAATGGGGGCTTATTCTTTATTTATTATTAAAGCCTTTCTTTTGCACAAATTCTTTCATGTACATCCTTTGAGGGTGCGCTAGCATTTGCGCCATTTGGCCGGTCCATGTATCAGAGCGCCTTCCGTCTGTACGTTCATTATAGTAAGCAGACACGGTTTCGTTATATTCTTTCAGCTGCTCTTCGTATTGCTCTCCGGTGTCATAGTGGTCTTCAAAATAAACATGGTTAAATGGAAGCCGCGGTTTAACATCCGGGTTTTGATCAGGATAGCCAATTGTCATTCCAAAGAGCGGAATGACTCGGTCAGGAGTTTTAAGAACACTTGATACTTCAGGAAGATTGTTTCTTAATCCCCCGATGTAGCAAATGCCAAGTCCCATCGATTCTGCAGCGATTGCTGTATTTTGGGCAGCGAGAGCGGCATCTATAATAGCTACCATGAATTTTTCCGTGCTTTCGATGGATTCGGTAACTTCCTGTTTCTCCATTTCTCCTGCTTTTTCGTGGCGGTACAGGTCTGCACAGAATACAAAGAAGTGACCATTATGAGCAACATATGACTGGTTTCCTGCAAGCTCAGCCAGCTTTTGCTTCGTTTCGGGATTTTTCACACCGATGATCGAATAGGCTTGAATATTGCTGGATGTAGAGGCAGCCTGCGCGGCTTTCACGAGCAGAGATATTTGTTCGTCCGATAGGGGACGATCTTGAAACTTCCGTATTGAGCGATGATTTAAAATGGTTTCAATGGTTGTATTCATTTGATTCAACCCTTTCTCATGCAAGTCGGTTAGAGCTATAGATTGTTTTATATTTTTAGCTTTTCTTCCATAACAAAGCTGCATCCTCATGAATTTCCTGATTAAAGAGTAGCGGAGTTGATTGCCCTCCGTCAAACAATTGAATTTGAGCCGAAAAAAAAATCCCCTTCAGAGATCGAAGGGGTTCTTTATGTTTTCGGGAAGGTAAAGCCTTCTCCGAATACATCGCGTACATCATGAATTACGACAAACGCTTTGTCATCAATTTTATGAACAATTTTTTTCAGCTGAAAAAGCTCTTGTTTATTAATGACGATATAGAGAATATCGCGCGATTCATTCGTATAGCTGCCTTTTGCAGAAATGACCGTGACACCCCGGTCCATATCTTCATTAACCCGGCTCGCCACTTCATCCGCATGATCAGAAATAATGGTGGCAGCTTTTCTCGTATCGAAGCCTTCGAGAATATAATCGAGCACTTTGGTACTAATGTAGATAGAGATTACGGTATACATGGTATTAGCAGCACCTATGACAAAATAAGAGCTTAGCACCACAATCATATCGAACAGCAGCATCGAGCTGCTTACACTCCAGCCAAGATATTTTTGAGTCATTCTCGCAAGAATAGCCGAGCCCCCGGTTGTACCGCCTGCGCGAAGAACGAGTCCGAGACCGACACCGATGAAAATGCCGGCAAAAACAGTTCCCAAAATGGCATCTTCAACTGGTGCTGCCATTCCTTCCGTTAGATGCAGGAAAACGGAAGTGAACACAATGGAGATGATAGAATAATAGGTTACACGCTTACTCAGTAAGCGAAAGCCGACTGATAGCAAAATACCGTTCATAATGAAGTTGGTGATGCCAGGGGACCAATGAAGCACATAGTAAAGAAGCATCGAAATTCCCGTTACGCCGCCTTCACCCAGCTCATTTGGGATGGCAAACAGATTAACCCCAATGGCAAAAAAGAAAGATCCTATGATGAGCAAGCTGTATTCTTTAATATTTGTAAGCATAGTTGTCTCTCCTCGAAGATTTTCGTAAAAAAGGCCGGTGTCCGGAACAGATCTATTCCGTGCAGCGGTCTTCGGAATCACTGAACAGACCTGCCTCCTTCAGACCTCAGGCTTCAAGTCTGTCCAATACTATAGCACCCTCTAAGGCGATTATCAACACTCAGAAGGGTATTAAAATTCTTCCATTTCCGTTTGTTTCGTTTCTCTCCCCAAAAATGCAACGGAAAGCACACCGATGATGATGGAGAAACAGAAAATGGTAAAGATTGTTCCAATTTCAACATTCATTTTAATCAGATATCCAACAAGCAGCGGTCCCAATATTCCACCGATTCTTCCGAACGAGGCCGCCATCCCTGATCCGGTTCCCCGAATGGAAGTTGGATACTGTTCAGGGGTGTATGCATAGAGCGCTCCCCATGCCCCTAGATTAAAGAAGGAAAGAAACATTCCTGACGCAAGAAGCAGCGCTGGTGTTTCTGCATTTCCAAAGAAATAGGCACTCAGAGCAGTACCTGACAGGTAAACAATCAGGACAAATTTCCTGCCCTTTTTTTCAATCAGCCAGGCCGCACTGAAGTAACCTGGGAGCTGAGCAAGAGTCATAATAAGGACATATTCAAAGCTTTTAATTAAGGTGAATCCTTTCATGGTCATGACGCTTGGCAGCCATAGAAACATTCCGTAATAGGAAAAAACCACAGAAAACCATAGAATCCACAGCATAGCGGTGCGTTTTTTGTATTTCCCGCCCCATACCTTTGCTATTTTTTGCAGCATCGTTTCCTGGTCTTTTTCCTGAACAGCCTTAAACGCTTTGGAATCCGGAAGATTCCATCGTAAATATAGAGCATAAAATGCAGGAAGTGCACTGATGACCAGTGCTGTCTGCCAGCCAAAACGCGGAATGATAAAGAAGGCAATCAAGGCTGCAAGGAGCCATCCGCCCGCCCAAAAGCTTTCCAGAAGTACAACAATGCGGCCTCTTTCATGCGGTTTCACACTTTCAGAGACGAGCGTCGAGGCAACCGGAAGCTCGCCGCCTAAACCCATTCCTATGATAAATCGCAAAACAAGAAAAACCGGCAGCGCCCAAGCAAGCGCGGATAACCCGCTTCCCACTGAAAATAACAGAAGAGTGATAATAAAAACGTTTTTTCTGCCGATGCGGTCCGCCATCAAACCAAAAATGAGAGCACCGACTGCCATCCCGATTGAATTGACCGAGCCGATCCAAGCCATTTGATCCGGTTTCAGCTGCCACTCCACCGCAAGCGCGGCGATAATAAATGAGAGGAGTCCAACATCCATTGCATCAAACATCCATCCCATTCCTGCTATTCCTAAAAGCTTCCTTTTCGAAAGCTTTGTTTGATCATTCATATGTAACACCCTTCTTTTTCAAAATTCTTCTTTATTATGTCACAATCCGATATTTTAGGAAATAAGAATAGCAGCGGAATATTCCCCTTCAAAGTTTCCATGTTCCAGCATGCTGCTTTCAGATAAGAAAAGGATACTATTATTTGACAAGGAAAGAAGCTATTCAAAAAAGAGCAGCATCATAATTGAATGAATGAGGTGCCATATCTTATGGAATTTAAACTAGAAAAATTAGAGGGATATACTCCCCAAATAGGCCATCTTGTCACACAAATGGAATATGCCAGAAAAACAACATTAGAAGCAGTCACCGGTTTAACAACCTCCGAATTAGATTTTTTACCAATCAAGGATGGGAATAGTATCGGAGCCCTGCTGCTGCATATAGCAGCAGTTGAAAAAGGGTTCCAAATAGAGATTTTTGATGGAAGAAGCCCGAATGAGCAAGAGATGGCAGAATGGGGTGCACCGTACAGTCTGGGAGCAGAAGGAAGAAAAAGTATCAAAGGATATCCTTTGGAATACTACATTTCCAAGCTTGAAGATGTCAGAAACAGAACAATGAGCGAATTTGCTGCTTTAAATGATGACTGGCTTTACGAAAATAGAGTATGGGATCACCACCCGTCTAATAATTATTTCATCTGGTTTCACGTGTTTGAGGATGAAATCAACCATAGAGGTCAAATAAGGCTGATTAGGAAAATGCTGACTCATAAATAATGAGGTATTACGTTTTACGGGCCTGGTTACCTAATACAGCGTTTTTCAGTGAAGTGGATTAGTAACCGTCTCACAATACCAGCAGCCCTTATTGAATAACCGTACCCTGAGCAGGGATGGGGTTTTCTTTCAGCATTCTGGCGAAATGCATCAGGTTAAATGCCAGCATTTGCACATGCTGTTTTGTAAATTCATTTTTATATCCTTCCGCTTCAATAAAAGAAGGTCCTGGTCCAGCCTCTCCCACCCAATATGTATCAACATTTGGAGGAACGGTGAGGCCCATATGCGAAAGACCGTATAAAATGGATTTAGCCGCATCTTTTGCTCCATCCTCATTCCCAGTTATAACAACTCCGCCGACTTTGTTGTAATAGATGGATTGTCCTTTTTCATTGGTCAGGCTGCTTCCGCCATACAGCCTCTCCATAACCATGGCTGCAATGCTGCTCTTCTCCCCAATCCAAAGAGGGGTGCCTATAATTAGAATGTCCGCCTCTTTCACTTTTTCAAAAATCTGCGGCCATTCATCTCCTCCGCCCATATCATCGGAGATTCCAAAAGCTACGTTATAATCAGCTACCCTGACTGTCTCAGTAAATACTCCTTCACGCTGCATAATGCCGGTTACCTTTTTAACTAACGCTTCCGTATTTGATTCTTCATCACCCTTTTTCAGGGAACAGTTCAATAACAATGCTTTTAATGTCATTTTTTTGTCCTCCTCAAAGTATATAGTTTAAAAATTCCACAAATGAGAAATGCTAAACGTAAAAATAGGCAAATTTTCTCAAACAAAATCCTTTAATTATCAGAATTTTGTGATATACTAGTTGTAACAGAAAGTTCACAAATTGTTCTTTTCTCTGTCACAATTGGTCAAGTTATGTAAGCGTTATCAAATTTGACAAGGAGGTAAGTGAAATGGATGTGTTCGTGGTTTATCTTTTCATCGCGACAGCAACTCCTTTATTTCTCTGGCCTGAACGAAAGAGATTAGCAATCATCCATATTCCATTTATTGTTGGAATGTGGGCTTACTTTCTCCTCTATCTCAGCGGAAGCTTAAATTTCATCGACCACTACGTCCTCAATATGATCTTCGTCGGCAATGTCGTATTTGCCCATATCGCAGCATTCCTAATTTATGCCTTCCCAATCATTAAGCGTGAGCATGAGAAGAAACACGCTCCAAAATCACCAATCATTGAATAAGCCTTGCATCGAACGCGGTGCAGGGTTTTTTCTTGTTTTAGGCTGCTGCAGATTCACTTTTACTCTGTAATCGGGCGTTGAGGATTATCACGGACACTCCTGGGTGGATATCAGACATTCTTGTCATGATATCACCCGGCCCGCTCCGGATATCGGACACTTTGTCTCATTTATCGGACGTTCTCGCTTTTATCGGACACTCTTGAATGGATATCAGACATTCAAGTACGGATATCGCCCGCTCCGCTCCGGATATCGGACACTTCCCCTCATTTATCGGACGTTCTCGCTTTTATCGGACACTCTTGTCAGGGTATCGCCCGCTCCGCTCCGGATATCGGACACTTTGCCTCATTTATCGGACGTTCTCGGTTTTATCGGACATCCCTGGATGGATATCGGACACTCTTGTCAGGATATCGCCCGCTCCGCTCCGGATATCGGACACTTTGCCTCATTTATCGGACGTTCTCGCTTTTATCGGACACTCCTGGGTGGATATCGGACATTCTTGTCAGGATATCGCCCGCTCCGCTCCGGATATCGGACACTTTGCCTCATTTATCGGACGTTCTCGGTTTTATCGGACATCCCTGGATGGATATCGGACACTCTTGTCAGGATATCGCCCGCCCACTCCGGATATCGGACACTTTACTTACTTTATCGGACACTCACGCTTTTATCGGTATCGGACATTTGCGATGTAGTACAGTTTTCCAGCAGAGCTGCCTTTAGATTAAAACAAAAAACCGGTAAGCGATGCCCCATCTGGGATAGCGATTACCGGTTTACTATTGTTTATTTACCTTCATGTTCTCCATGTTCACCATGAGAAGGCGGGTTTTTCTGATGTTCTGAGTGACCGCCATGCGATCCCATTACCCAAACTGTTCCAGCTACGATTACAATCGCAATGAATGCTGCAAACACAGTATTGAGGGTTTGAATCCATCCGCTGCTGCTCTCTGTCATATGCATGAACATAAGCAGCTGAAGTGCAGCCTGGAAGAAAGCAAAAACGAAAATGATGATCAGGATAGTGGTATCAGAGAATCCTGATGCTAAGCCTACCCACAGAGCGAGCAATGTTAAAACGATGGATAATGCAAAACCAATGACATTGCTCCATGGGAATTTATCATGAGATGAATGTGTGTTATGAGATGTTTGAGTATTTCCAGCCATATTACAACACCATCCCCATCAAATAGACTCCAGTGAAAATGAAAATCCAGACGACGTCAAGGAAATGCCAGTAAAGACTTGAGATAAAAAGCTTCGTAGCAGTTTGTGGTGTTAAACCGCGCTTTTTAACCTGGATTAGGATTAAGGAAATCCATGCGATACCGATGGATACGTGAAGTCCGTGTGTCCCTGCAAGAACAAAGAATGCGGACCAGAAAGCACTCGTCTGGAGCGTAGCGCCTTCATGTACATACTCGACGAACTCATATACTTCGTAGCCAACAAACCCGGCGCCGAGAAGAAGGGTAATAATCGTCCAAATGAATACACCCTTCATGTTGTGGCGGCGCAGCTCATGAATGGCAATACCGCTTGTAAAACTGCTTATCAAAAGCAGGAATGTCATAATCAATACGCCTTCTACTTTGAACATATCCCCAGGAAGCGGACCATCTGCAGTTTGGTTAAATAATGCGAAATACGTTGCAAAAAGTGTAGAGAACAACGCAATTTCCGCTCCAAGGAAAATCCAGAAGCCTACAATATTCAATCTGCCTATTTCAGATTGATATTCCAGCGGCGTGTTTGAACCATCATGTGTGTGTGAATGTCCCAAATTTCACGCCTCCTTTAAACGGTTGCCCGTTTTTCAGTTTCTTGTATTTCTTCTACGCTGACGTAGTAGCCATCGTCAATTTCAAGCGAGCGAAGAATCATTGTTGCAAATACACCGACTAATCCGATAATCGCCATCCACCATAGGGAGAAGACCATACCGAATCCTGCGATACCGAAAGCTACTGACATAATAAGCGGTCTGCCGGAATAGTTCGGCATGTGAATCGGTTTATATTCAACTGCTTCGCGTTTGCCAGTCGTTTTATTTCTTTGTTTCATTCTCCACCATTCATCCATGCCAGTTACTTCAGGGATAACAGCGAAGTTGTAGTGCGGAGGAATTGCTGTAGATGTCGCCCACTCAAGTGTACGGCCATCCCAAGCATCTCCTGTTTGCTCTCTTTCCGCAAAACGGAAGCTGTAATAGATGTTGTAAACAAGAACCATAAATCCAACAGCCATACCAAGTGCTCCGATTGAAGCAACAATGTTCAGATCCTGCCAGCCGTCAGCTGCATCGTATGTGTTAACACGGCGCGGCATACCGTCAAGACCTAAGAAGAACATTGGGAAGAAACAAACGTTAAATCCAATGTTAAAGAACCAGAA
The Metabacillus sp. FJAT-52054 genome window above contains:
- a CDS encoding DinB family protein, coding for MEFKLEKLEGYTPQIGHLVTQMEYARKTTLEAVTGLTTSELDFLPIKDGNSIGALLLHIAAVEKGFQIEIFDGRSPNEQEMAEWGAPYSLGAEGRKSIKGYPLEYYISKLEDVRNRTMSEFAALNDDWLYENRVWDHHPSNNYFIWFHVFEDEINHRGQIRLIRKMLTHK
- a CDS encoding NAD(P)H-binding protein is translated as MKHAAILGASGGMGYALVNELIENGFKVTAFARNKAKLERHFGGKDGVAIETGDAYAEGDILKACKGADLIFHTVSVPYPDWTDGHPAIMKNAINAAKAENAKLIIIDNIYAYGMQNGKKVEETAQKSPHTKKGQIRLSLEKMVKESGVSYMILHFPDYYGPNAENTLLHQTLKPISLNKRTIFIGELNRKREYIYTPDGAKAAVALAMKEEAFGQNWNIPGAGVISGKEWMQLFQREGGYTKSVMKVGKRTIWLMGLFDRNMKEMREMMYLYENPVILSGEKYQNFIGPIPATSYEAGIRRTLAYMKHNK
- the qoxC gene encoding cytochrome aa3 quinol oxidase subunit III; this translates as MGHSHTHDGSNTPLEYQSEIGRLNIVGFWIFLGAEIALFSTLFATYFALFNQTADGPLPGDMFKVEGVLIMTFLLLISSFTSGIAIHELRRHNMKGVFIWTIITLLLGAGFVGYEVYEFVEYVHEGATLQTSAFWSAFFVLAGTHGLHVSIGIAWISLILIQVKKRGLTPQTATKLFISSLYWHFLDVVWIFIFTGVYLMGMVL
- a CDS encoding TetR/AcrR family transcriptional regulator, translating into MAARKAVKQELTRDIIIASARELFVEEGYQNVSMRKIAAELGYSHGSIYYHFKSKAELFYAMVREDFQLLNEVLDGILEKKQSSNEEKLRSILFGYIEFGLTHQSHYEVMFLIKDEEVKSYFAEEPNLSYEKFAQSIYKLSSGSVTVSQIWSIFLSLHGFVTHYSKTGMEFEDAREMANQHVQFLMNSLVPKS
- the qoxD gene encoding cytochrome aa3 quinol oxidase subunit IV translates to MAGNTQTSHNTHSSHDKFPWSNVIGFALSIVLTLLALWVGLASGFSDTTILIIIFVFAFFQAALQLLMFMHMTESSSGWIQTLNTVFAAFIAIVIVAGTVWVMGSHGGHSEHQKNPPSHGEHGEHEGK
- a CDS encoding MFS transporter encodes the protein MNDQTKLSKRKLLGIAGMGWMFDAMDVGLLSFIIAALAVEWQLKPDQMAWIGSVNSIGMAVGALIFGLMADRIGRKNVFIITLLLFSVGSGLSALAWALPVFLVLRFIIGMGLGGELPVASTLVSESVKPHERGRIVVLLESFWAGGWLLAALIAFFIIPRFGWQTALVISALPAFYALYLRWNLPDSKAFKAVQEKDQETMLQKIAKVWGGKYKKRTAMLWILWFSVVFSYYGMFLWLPSVMTMKGFTLIKSFEYVLIMTLAQLPGYFSAAWLIEKKGRKFVLIVYLSGTALSAYFFGNAETPALLLASGMFLSFFNLGAWGALYAYTPEQYPTSIRGTGSGMAASFGRIGGILGPLLVGYLIKMNVEIGTIFTIFCFSIIIGVLSVAFLGRETKQTEMEEF
- a CDS encoding spore morphogenesis/germination protein YwcE, which translates into the protein MDVFVVYLFIATATPLFLWPERKRLAIIHIPFIVGMWAYFLLYLSGSLNFIDHYVLNMIFVGNVVFAHIAAFLIYAFPIIKREHEKKHAPKSPIIE
- the nfsA gene encoding oxygen-insensitive NADPH nitroreductase, with the protein product MNTTIETILNHRSIRKFQDRPLSDEQISLLVKAAQAASTSSNIQAYSIIGVKNPETKQKLAELAGNQSYVAHNGHFFVFCADLYRHEKAGEMEKQEVTESIESTEKFMVAIIDAALAAQNTAIAAESMGLGICYIGGLRNNLPEVSSVLKTPDRVIPLFGMTIGYPDQNPDVKPRLPFNHVYFEDHYDTGEQYEEQLKEYNETVSAYYNERTDGRRSDTWTGQMAQMLAHPQRMYMKEFVQKKGFNNK
- a CDS encoding flavodoxin family protein, producing the protein MTLKALLLNCSLKKGDEESNTEALVKKVTGIMQREGVFTETVRVADYNVAFGISDDMGGGDEWPQIFEKVKEADILIIGTPLWIGEKSSIAAMVMERLYGGSSLTNEKGQSIYYNKVGGVVITGNEDGAKDAAKSILYGLSHMGLTVPPNVDTYWVGEAGPGPSFIEAEGYKNEFTKQHVQMLAFNLMHFARMLKENPIPAQGTVIQ
- a CDS encoding bifunctional hydroxymethylpyrimidine kinase/phosphomethylpyrimidine kinase translates to MNMPKALTIAGSDSSGGAGIQADLKTFQEHGVYGMSALTVIVAMDPHNEWHHQVFPVELDVIKPQLSTIVEGIGADAMKTGMLPTVDIIRLAADTIKKHGLKNVVVDPVMVCKGADEVLYPELAEALRDILTPAATVVTPNLFEAGQLSGIGTITTVEQMKDAAAKIHALGAPFVLVKGGGKLDHEKAVDVLYDGTDFEVLESERIDTTYTHGAGCTYSSAITANLAKGLEVKEAIYEAKKFITAAIKHSFPLNEYVGPTNHAGLRLHGE
- a CDS encoding YitT family protein; amino-acid sequence: MLTNIKEYSLLIIGSFFFAIGVNLFAIPNELGEGGVTGISMLLYYVLHWSPGITNFIMNGILLSVGFRLLSKRVTYYSIISIVFTSVFLHLTEGMAAPVEDAILGTVFAGIFIGVGLGLVLRAGGTTGGSAILARMTQKYLGWSVSSSMLLFDMIVVLSSYFVIGAANTMYTVISIYISTKVLDYILEGFDTRKAATIISDHADEVASRVNEDMDRGVTVISAKGSYTNESRDILYIVINKQELFQLKKIVHKIDDKAFVVIHDVRDVFGEGFTFPKT